GTGTCTTGGGGTATCAGCCCTCATTAGTTTGTTTCGCGGGTTTTTTAAAGAAGTGGTTTCCCTGGTTTCCTGGTTGATCGCTATTTGGGCTGCATTTACCTTTGCCGGTGCACTCGCACCAAAAATTGTTCCCTTTATCCCCTTTGTAAATGATCTGCCGGTAACAAAATCACTGATCGTGCAAAACCTTATCAGCGGCGGAGTGATATTTTTTTCAATCTTGTTGCTCGGTGCCCTGGCGAATTTCATATTGTCATTAATGGTGGAAAAAACCGGACTTACCGGCTCTGATCGATTTCTGGGAATGTTGTTCGGAGCTGCACGCGGCGCCTTGATCGTTGCATTGCTCACCATGTTTTTGGGAAGTAGCGCAACGGTACAACAAGAGATCTGGTGGCAAAATTCAAAACTAAGACCACAGGCACAAGCTGCAGCCGCCTTTTTGGAAAACATCACACCGGATAAATACAAAAAACATTTACCCGGGCAGGATGAAATTCCAGGTGAGAGTAAACCGGCGCCACCAGACCCGGTACAGCAAAATTCACAAGACCCGGATGCAACAAGTCCAGATCTTACTGACGAACAATCTCCAGAAGCGGATTCTGAAGCAAGCAACGAGCTGGATGCTACCCCCGAATAAATGGATATTCCCGAATTTATCAAATTATTATCAAGCTCTAGGCAAAATTAAATTATGTGTGCAATCGTCGGATTATTTGGTCAATCAGCTGCGAATCAATCTATTTATGATGCGCTTACGGTATTACAACACCGCGGACAGGATGCCGCCGGCATTGTTACCCTGGATGGCAAGAAATTGAATATGCGTAAAAGCAATGGACTGGTGCGCGATGTTTTCCATACTCGCCATATGTTGCGATTACGTGGAAATATAGGCTTGGGCCATGTACGCTATCCGACCGCTGGTTGTTCCAGCTCGGAGGAAGCTCAACCCTTTTATGTGAATTCACCATTCGGAATTTGTCTTGCCCATAATGGGAATCTCACCAATGCAGAAGAATTGCGTAATGAGATCGAATCGCAAGATCATCGTCATTTGAATACAAATTCCGACACCGAAGTATTGCTTAATGTATTTGCACATGAGCTTGACCGTTTTGGCAAGCGTTCCCTGAACGCCGAAGAGATCTTTACCGCAATTTCAAATGTGCATAAACGCTGCAAAGGTGGCTATGCGGTTATCTCCATGATACTCGGACATGGCATTGTGGCGTTTCGGGATCCCAACAGCATTCGACCACTGGTGTTTGGAAAGCGACTTGCTGATAACGGGAAACATGAATACATGATCGCCTCCGAGAGTGTGGCATTGGATTCTTTGGGTTTTGAACTAATTCGAGATGTTGGTCCGGGTGAGGGGATCTATATTGATCTGGACGGACAATTGCATATTCAATCCTGTGCACAAAAAACCTTGGCCAGTCCATGTATTTTTGAATACGTTTATCTCGCCAGACCCGATTCTGTAATCGATAATATTTCAGTGTATAAAGCACGTTTGCGGATGGGTCAAAAGCTTGGCGAGAAGATCCTGAAACTTAAGCCCGATCACGACATTGATGTGGTCATACCTATTCCAGACACCAGTCGGACCAGTGCCCTGGAGCTGGCCAATGCACTGGATGTAACTTTGCGCGAAGGTTTTATAAAAAATCGCTACATTGGCCGTACCTTTATTATGCCGGGCCAGGGCATGCGTAAACGCTCTATTCGGCGCAAGCTGAATGCTATTGATCTGGAATTCAAAGACAAAAATGTATTATTGGTCGATGACTCGATCGTACGCGGGAATACTTCGGAACAGATCATTAAAATGGCCAGAGAGTCGGGCGCTAAAAAAGTTTATTTCGCTTCGGCCGCACCGCCAGTAAGATTTCCAAACGTGTACGGTATCGACATGCCGGCAGCCACTGAATTAATTGCACACGAGCGAAGCGAAGAAGAGGTGTGTGACATGATCGGGGCCGACTGGTTGGTATACCAGGATTTGCCTGACCTGGTGGATGCGGTTTCGCATTACTCATCAGACATTTCCCAATTTGATACCTCGTGTTTTTCGGGTGAATATATCACTGGCGACGTGACAGAAGATTACTTAAGTAACCTGGAAACCTTTCGTTCGGATGCTGCAAAATCCAAAAGAGAAATGGATGACGCAGACGAAGATGACGATGAAGTTAAAAGTTACGGATTTGGATAAGCGTGATCTTATAAATAATCAGGGATTTCGGGATGAGTGAAAAAGATCATAAAATCGAAGAACACGACGAGGTCGTAAAAAATTTATTACCCGGTTACATCCAGCGCCGAGAGCTAGAGGTTTTTCAACTAAAGCGATTGCTGGAAGACGAAGAATTTGAAAAGATCCGTATCATTGGCCATAACCTCAGAGGTTCTGGCGGATTATATAGTCTTGCCGATATAAGTCACATAGGCGGCGAACTGGAAACCAGCGCCTTGGCCAAACAAGCTGATCAAATTGCACAACATATCGATGCCTTACAAGCTTTCCTGATTACGTATACAGGCGCATAAAAATTACTCACTTCGATTCAATCTATTCTAAAAGTTAGTACTTTATATATTTGCAAGCTAACAGAATTTACCTTGGCTTTCTGGCATAATGAGCTGTTATATATAATAAATGTTGCGCAATTCACCTGGTAATTGGCTACTTATGTCCCTAAAAGCTCTCATTATTGACGATTTCAACGATTTTCGTATGTTGCTATCGCACCACATTACAACACAGTGGCCCGACGCGGTTGTGGTTGAGCATGACCCGGTGACCCAGGGTAAGCTCCCGAACCACTTTACCGGCTCTGGCTACGATGTGGTTCTCCTGGATCATGAGCTCGGGGAAGAGAATGGTCTCGATTGGCTACGTCATTTCAAACAGCGGCCCGGATTCCCGCCAATCATATTCATGACCGCAAAAGGTGATGAGTTGCTGGCCGTAAAAGCGATCAAGTCCGGGGCTGAAGATTACATTCCCAAGCAAAAGATCACCCACGAATTTATTGTCCAGGCGATTAAAAACGCAGTCCGCAAAGGTAAACAGGATTCAGCCCTGTTTGATAAAAACCGGGATAAGGATGACAAAGCACCGAGTGACATCGATATTCCCGGCTATCGCATCATTAAACCCTTGTCGCGTGGAATGTCGTCTTCGGTTTTATTGGCGCATAGCGATAATCTTGATAAAGAAGTAGTTCTGAAGGTATTGTTGCAAATTCCCGAGAGCCAAAATGAGTCGGCCAGTGCGTTTGAACGCTTTATACAAGAGTATGAAGTGATTACCAAACTGAATCACCCGAATATCGTAAAAATCTATTCCCACGGGGCATCGGCCGATCAAGCCTTTATCGCGATGGAATATTTTGCCCGGGGTGACCTGAAAAAACGGCTCAAAGAAGTTATGTCGGCCTCTTTGGCAATTACCTATTTACGTCAAATGACCGAGGCAATGTGTGCGTTGCATCAAGTGGGTATATTGCACCGCGACTTAAAACCGGCCAATGTCATGGTGCGTGAAGATGACAGTATCGCCTTGATCGATTTTGGCCTGGCCAAGCAGACTCAAGTCGATATAGATCTGACATTGACGGGCGAAATTTTTGGCACACCTTACTATATGAGCCCTGAGCAAGGACATGGAGACCCGGTTGATGAACGCAGCGATCTGTATAGCCTGGGAGTAATCTTCTATGAGATGCTGATGGGTAAAAAACCCTATGTTGCGGCAACGCCTTTGGCTGTCATCTATAAACACAGCCATGCGGATATCCCCTTTTTATCTGAACGCTTATCGCGCTACCAGCAATTGATCAATTTGTTAATGGCCAAAGACCCGGCCGACCGCCTACAAACCGCTCAGGACTTGCTTGATTATTTGGACAAAATATAAGAATATGAATGGTTACAAATTATGAAAATTCAACAAAATCAATAACAAGGAATCAAAAGCATAATGAGAATCGCCTATTTAGAAGATGATCTGGACCAATCTGCCGTAGTGAAGAACTGGCTGGAGTCGGCCGGTCATGTGGTTATGCATTTTTCCTCGAGCAAGGATTTTTTGAAAAGCATCGGTCGCGACAGTTATGATCTAAT
This window of the Gammaproteobacteria bacterium genome carries:
- a CDS encoding CvpA family protein; translation: MTFFDYFVIACLGVSALISLFRGFFKEVVSLVSWLIAIWAAFTFAGALAPKIVPFIPFVNDLPVTKSLIVQNLISGGVIFFSILLLGALANFILSLMVEKTGLTGSDRFLGMLFGAARGALIVALLTMFLGSSATVQQEIWWQNSKLRPQAQAAAAFLENITPDKYKKHLPGQDEIPGESKPAPPDPVQQNSQDPDATSPDLTDEQSPEADSEASNELDATPE
- the purF gene encoding amidophosphoribosyltransferase — its product is MCAIVGLFGQSAANQSIYDALTVLQHRGQDAAGIVTLDGKKLNMRKSNGLVRDVFHTRHMLRLRGNIGLGHVRYPTAGCSSSEEAQPFYVNSPFGICLAHNGNLTNAEELRNEIESQDHRHLNTNSDTEVLLNVFAHELDRFGKRSLNAEEIFTAISNVHKRCKGGYAVISMILGHGIVAFRDPNSIRPLVFGKRLADNGKHEYMIASESVALDSLGFELIRDVGPGEGIYIDLDGQLHIQSCAQKTLASPCIFEYVYLARPDSVIDNISVYKARLRMGQKLGEKILKLKPDHDIDVVIPIPDTSRTSALELANALDVTLREGFIKNRYIGRTFIMPGQGMRKRSIRRKLNAIDLEFKDKNVLLVDDSIVRGNTSEQIIKMARESGAKKVYFASAAPPVRFPNVYGIDMPAATELIAHERSEEEVCDMIGADWLVYQDLPDLVDAVSHYSSDISQFDTSCFSGEYITGDVTEDYLSNLETFRSDAAKSKREMDDADEDDDEVKSYGFG
- a CDS encoding protein kinase, coding for MSLKALIIDDFNDFRMLLSHHITTQWPDAVVVEHDPVTQGKLPNHFTGSGYDVVLLDHELGEENGLDWLRHFKQRPGFPPIIFMTAKGDELLAVKAIKSGAEDYIPKQKITHEFIVQAIKNAVRKGKQDSALFDKNRDKDDKAPSDIDIPGYRIIKPLSRGMSSSVLLAHSDNLDKEVVLKVLLQIPESQNESASAFERFIQEYEVITKLNHPNIVKIYSHGASADQAFIAMEYFARGDLKKRLKEVMSASLAITYLRQMTEAMCALHQVGILHRDLKPANVMVREDDSIALIDFGLAKQTQVDIDLTLTGEIFGTPYYMSPEQGHGDPVDERSDLYSLGVIFYEMLMGKKPYVAATPLAVIYKHSHADIPFLSERLSRYQQLINLLMAKDPADRLQTAQDLLDYLDKI